One stretch of Leadbetterella byssophila DSM 17132 DNA includes these proteins:
- a CDS encoding BlaI/MecI/CopY family transcriptional regulator, producing MEKKPTESELEILQILWRRKAATVKEIHEELKRDVGYTTTLKMLQLMFEKGLVTRKEEGRSHQYLPLVEETSTQHTLLEKFIDTTYRGSASRLVMQALGNQEVSKEELDEIKRLIQSLENKQL from the coding sequence ATGGAAAAGAAACCTACAGAGTCAGAATTAGAAATCCTTCAGATCCTATGGCGCAGGAAAGCCGCAACTGTTAAAGAGATACATGAGGAATTGAAGCGTGATGTAGGATACACCACCACCTTAAAGATGTTGCAACTAATGTTTGAAAAAGGATTAGTTACACGTAAAGAAGAGGGACGTTCTCACCAATACCTGCCTTTGGTAGAAGAGACTAGTACTCAGCACACACTTTTAGAAAAATTCATAGATACCACTTACAGAGGATCCGCCTCACGTCTCGTTATGCAGGCGCTGGGGAATCAGGAGGTCAGCAAAGAGGAACTTGATGAAATTAAGCGACTTATTCAATCGTTAGAAAACAAACAATTATGA